The following are from one region of the Mesorhizobium sp. B4-1-4 genome:
- a CDS encoding ABC transporter permease — translation MLAYIAKRILAAVPTLLLVYTMVFLIAHVTPGSPWDVGSNRPMEPSVKEALDAKFQLDQPLYVQYVDYLSGALQGDFGPSYRDQSRSVADIITTFLPVSLKLGAAALLLAIIIGLPLGTLAALTTHRYIDMAIRMLSTLGTSMPTYVVTSVLIVTFSVGLGWLPTFGFKGIFSASAIIPVLSLALAPMAAIIRYFRTSMREVMHMDFVQTARAKGIRPIHVIVRHMGRNALIPIVTVVGAYASYVLVGSFFVESIAGIPGFGRYFVLAVSARDYPVIIGTTLVYAVFVIVFNLIVDVSYFLLDPRVRVDQAG, via the coding sequence ATGCTGGCCTATATTGCAAAGCGTATATTGGCGGCGGTGCCAACGCTGCTTCTCGTCTATACGATGGTATTTCTCATCGCGCACGTGACCCCGGGGTCGCCTTGGGACGTGGGCTCCAACAGGCCGATGGAGCCGTCGGTCAAGGAGGCGCTTGACGCAAAGTTCCAGCTCGATCAGCCGCTCTACGTTCAGTATGTGGACTATCTCTCCGGCGCGCTCCAAGGCGATTTTGGCCCGTCCTACCGCGATCAGTCGCGATCAGTCGCCGATATAATCACGACGTTCCTGCCAGTCTCGCTAAAGCTCGGCGCCGCTGCATTGCTGCTTGCGATCATCATAGGATTGCCCCTTGGCACTCTCGCTGCGCTGACGACGCACAGATACATCGATATGGCGATCCGGATGTTAAGTACGCTAGGAACATCGATGCCGACTTACGTCGTCACGTCGGTCCTGATCGTCACCTTCAGCGTGGGGCTGGGCTGGCTACCGACTTTCGGTTTCAAAGGCATCTTCAGCGCTTCGGCCATTATCCCTGTGCTTTCGCTAGCGCTGGCTCCAATGGCCGCAATCATCCGCTATTTTCGCACCAGTATGCGCGAAGTTATGCACATGGACTTCGTCCAGACAGCGCGCGCCAAAGGCATTAGACCCATTCACGTGATCGTCCGTCACATGGGGCGTAACGCGCTGATCCCGATCGTGACAGTCGTTGGAGCTTATGCCTCCTACGTGCTGGTCGGATCGTTTTTCGTGGAATCGATCGCCGGCATCCCAGGTTTCGGGCGCTACTTTGTCCTCGCAGTGTCGGCGCGAGACTATCCAGTGATCATCGGCACGACTCTCGTCTACGCGGTCTTCGTCATCGTCTTCAACCTTATCGTGGACGTGAGCTATTTCTTGCTCGATCCGCGGGTGCGTGTGGATCAAGCAGGATGA
- a CDS encoding ABC transporter ATP-binding protein, with amino-acid sequence MATLLKIHDLRVSFSIGTKLFGRGRNVRAVDGIDLDVTSGETLAIVGESGCGKTTLGRTIAMLQRPSSGSVEFMGVRLERLKSKALRNARRSMQMIFQDPNASLDPRQCVEAIVTEPLLIAGVSTALRKQRAAELLDLVGLGAEAGMRLPRAFSGGQRQRIGIARALAASPKLIICDEPLSALDVSIQAQIVNLLLELQRRFGLTYIFISHDLAVVRQMATRIAVMYLGTVVELADAERLFAAPRHPYTMALLSAVPTLEGPEHSAMEPLLTSGDPPSPLNMPDGCRFHPRCWLRSKLGNPAICTSHEPRLVATDTHQAACHFADDTASHAAAPLPVAAEAF; translated from the coding sequence ATGGCAACCCTTCTCAAAATCCACGACCTGCGTGTCTCGTTCTCCATCGGAACCAAACTCTTTGGCAGAGGCAGAAACGTCCGCGCCGTGGACGGCATTGACCTCGACGTTACGTCCGGCGAGACACTGGCCATCGTCGGCGAGAGCGGCTGCGGCAAGACCACTCTCGGCCGCACAATCGCGATGTTGCAGCGGCCGAGTTCCGGCTCGGTTGAATTCATGGGTGTGCGGCTCGAACGGCTGAAGTCCAAAGCATTGCGGAATGCCCGCCGAAGCATGCAGATGATTTTCCAAGATCCCAATGCCAGCCTTGATCCTCGCCAGTGCGTTGAGGCGATCGTAACGGAGCCCCTACTGATCGCCGGTGTGAGCACTGCCTTGCGCAAACAACGCGCAGCGGAGCTTCTCGATCTGGTCGGTTTGGGCGCAGAAGCCGGCATGCGTCTGCCGCGCGCCTTCAGCGGCGGCCAACGTCAGCGCATCGGTATCGCTCGCGCATTGGCCGCCTCGCCCAAGTTGATTATCTGCGACGAGCCACTAAGCGCGCTTGATGTGTCTATCCAGGCGCAGATCGTGAACCTGCTGCTCGAATTGCAGCGCCGGTTCGGCCTCACCTACATCTTCATTTCGCACGATTTGGCGGTCGTGCGGCAAATGGCGACCCGAATTGCCGTCATGTATCTCGGCACCGTCGTGGAACTTGCTGATGCGGAGCGGCTGTTTGCTGCACCGCGTCATCCCTATACCATGGCACTTTTGTCCGCCGTCCCCACGCTCGAGGGTCCGGAGCACTCCGCTATGGAGCCCCTGTTGACGTCGGGCGATCCTCCTTCGCCGCTCAACATGCCTGACGGCTGTCGCTTCCATCCACGATGCTGGCTGCGCAGCAAACTCGGCAATCCCGCGATCTGTACGAGCCATGAACCCCGCCTGGTCGCGACAGACACCCACCAGGCAGCGTGCCATTTCGCAGACGATACCGCATCTCATGCCGCAGCGCCGCTCCCAGTCGCGGCAGAAGCCTTCTAG
- a CDS encoding ABC transporter permease, with amino-acid sequence MTIVADSSDAQRPRSTRVLLWQSLAGECRQSPALALGLTFLALVALLALAAPLLPHDAYKQDVLHRNALPSLAHWQGTDELGRDMVSRLAVGARVSLVVAVVSTLIAVSLGVMVGTISAYAGGRTDTLVMRFVDSMYAFPDMLFAILIASLVKGQLSGQVTGVLEPLAALYRLSGGLLGVLLTLSLTSWLTTARLVRSQVMGLKHSEYVLSARLSGASHWRIIRTHILPNCLPVILVSASFVVPNAILLEAGLSFLGVGVDPPTPSWGTMIATGVKSIQAYPHLLLMPALAIGSTLLAMNVGGDALRDRFDPALRGHGSV; translated from the coding sequence ATGACAATTGTGGCGGACTCTTCTGATGCACAGCGGCCGCGGTCGACGCGCGTGCTTCTATGGCAATCATTAGCGGGCGAGTGCCGGCAAAGCCCCGCTTTGGCGCTTGGTCTGACATTCCTGGCGCTTGTTGCCCTTTTGGCCTTGGCCGCGCCACTCTTGCCCCATGATGCCTACAAGCAAGACGTGCTGCATCGCAATGCTTTGCCGTCCTTGGCTCACTGGCAGGGCACGGACGAGCTTGGCCGCGACATGGTTTCGCGGCTGGCTGTCGGCGCTCGGGTGTCATTGGTTGTCGCGGTCGTCTCAACGCTGATCGCCGTCTCCCTTGGAGTAATGGTCGGAACGATTTCAGCCTATGCGGGCGGCCGAACCGACACGTTGGTCATGCGATTCGTTGACAGCATGTACGCCTTTCCCGACATGCTCTTTGCTATCCTGATCGCCTCGCTGGTGAAGGGGCAACTCAGTGGCCAGGTAACCGGCGTGCTGGAACCGCTGGCCGCCCTCTATCGGCTGTCAGGTGGATTGCTTGGGGTTCTCCTGACGCTCAGTCTTACTTCCTGGCTTACGACGGCGCGCCTGGTACGCTCGCAAGTCATGGGTCTGAAGCATAGTGAATACGTGCTGTCTGCCCGGCTGTCCGGAGCAAGCCACTGGCGGATCATCCGGACGCATATCCTGCCAAACTGTCTGCCCGTGATTCTGGTGTCGGCGAGCTTCGTCGTGCCAAATGCAATTCTTTTGGAGGCAGGTCTGAGCTTCCTTGGTGTCGGCGTCGACCCACCGACGCCGAGTTGGGGCACTATGATCGCGACAGGCGTGAAGTCGATCCAGGCCTATCCTCATCTGCTGTTGATGCCGGCATTGGCCATCGGATCCACGCTGCTCGCCATGAATGTTGGCGGCGACGCTTTGCGCGACAGGTTCGATCCCGCTCTCCGCGGCCATGGGAGTGTCTGA
- a CDS encoding MucR family transcriptional regulator encodes MTPSNEQHDKADLVSLAADIVSAYVSNNPVPVPELPKLIGDIHAALQRTGTPVAELVAKQEPAVSIKKSVTPDYIICLEDGKKFKSLKRHLNVHYNLRPDEYRQKWNLPADYPMVAPNYAAARSALAKAAGLGRKPAEPAVEAKPKRAPRASLAAARASVAKSPVKKK; translated from the coding sequence ATGACCCCATCCAATGAACAGCACGACAAGGCCGACCTAGTCTCACTCGCCGCTGACATAGTTTCTGCATATGTGTCAAACAACCCGGTGCCCGTTCCAGAATTGCCAAAGCTGATCGGCGATATCCATGCTGCCCTGCAACGGACTGGCACGCCAGTGGCGGAACTTGTGGCCAAGCAAGAGCCTGCGGTTTCGATCAAAAAATCGGTCACGCCGGACTACATCATCTGCCTTGAGGACGGCAAGAAGTTCAAGTCCTTGAAGCGTCATCTCAATGTCCACTATAACCTCCGCCCGGATGAGTATCGGCAGAAGTGGAATCTACCTGCCGATTATCCAATGGTAGCGCCGAACTACGCTGCTGCCCGCTCTGCCTTGGCGAAAGCAGCTGGATTGGGACGGAAGCCGGCGGAGCCAGCCGTGGAAGCGAAACCGAAACGGGCGCCACGTGCGTCGTTGGCAGCCGCCAGGGCGTCGGTTGCTAAATCGCCAGTTAAGAAGAAATAG
- a CDS encoding ABC transporter ATP-binding protein, with the protein MVMLVRPQNSGRLLDVTDLSVHIPSARGVVEAVDGVSFGIDRGEVVGIVGESGCGKTMLALSLIRLVRHPGRIVNGKILFAGRDLLTLPEREMRKVRGGQIGMIFQDPSASLNPVMTVGRQIGEAIEAHNKVTRREAGRQAVDMLHAVRIPEAAARARSYPHQYSGGMRQRVGIAIGTANHPELVIADEPTTALDVTVQAQIIGLLAAMNRDNGTAIIFISHNIALVSQFCSRVLVMYAGRIVEEGPTREVFGNPSHPYTAALLKAVPRVDRRLENGLETIEGRPPDLARKPSGCAFHPRCRARVDPCANAVPPKFAVAPRHASRCWLAAGGKAADGIEDLTKERTRDDAE; encoded by the coding sequence ATGGTGATGCTCGTACGCCCCCAAAACTCGGGCAGACTGCTCGATGTCACGGACCTAAGTGTCCACATTCCAAGCGCGCGCGGTGTCGTGGAGGCCGTCGATGGGGTGTCATTCGGTATCGATCGTGGTGAGGTTGTCGGCATCGTTGGCGAAAGCGGCTGCGGAAAAACGATGCTCGCACTTTCGCTCATACGGCTCGTGAGACATCCCGGTAGGATCGTAAACGGCAAGATTCTGTTCGCTGGTCGCGATCTGCTGACGCTGCCCGAGCGGGAGATGCGCAAGGTCCGCGGTGGGCAGATCGGCATGATCTTTCAGGATCCGTCGGCCTCGCTGAACCCGGTTATGACCGTGGGCCGGCAGATCGGCGAGGCGATCGAGGCGCACAACAAAGTGACGCGCCGTGAAGCGGGAAGACAAGCGGTCGACATGCTGCATGCGGTCCGCATTCCTGAAGCGGCCGCCCGTGCGCGAAGCTACCCGCATCAATATTCCGGCGGAATGCGCCAGCGCGTCGGAATTGCCATCGGCACCGCCAATCACCCAGAGCTTGTCATCGCCGACGAGCCCACGACCGCGCTCGACGTCACCGTGCAGGCGCAGATCATCGGTCTTCTGGCGGCCATGAATCGCGACAATGGAACGGCGATAATCTTCATCTCCCACAACATCGCGTTGGTGTCCCAGTTCTGCTCCCGAGTGCTCGTCATGTATGCCGGGCGTATCGTCGAGGAAGGACCGACGCGCGAAGTTTTCGGAAATCCCAGCCATCCCTACACGGCAGCGCTTCTGAAGGCCGTGCCCCGCGTAGACAGACGTCTGGAAAACGGGCTGGAAACGATCGAGGGTCGACCGCCCGACCTTGCCCGCAAACCAAGCGGTTGCGCATTTCATCCCCGGTGCCGGGCGCGGGTCGATCCGTGCGCAAATGCTGTCCCGCCCAAATTTGCCGTCGCCCCCCGACATGCGAGCCGCTGCTGGCTCGCCGCGGGCGGCAAGGCGGCTGACGGAATTGAAGACCTCACCAAAGAAAGAACCCGCGATGACGCTGAATGA
- a CDS encoding LysR family transcriptional regulator: MSVELRHLRAFIAVATEGNFRRASERLHIAQPALSRTIRDLEQLLEVQLFERTTRSVTLTAAGRAFLPEVSDLLEHVTAAIRVARRVEEGDLGNLSVGFNDFAINDSLPKIIRDFRSRHPGVEIELRSMSSPDMADALRKRRLDIGFLSGEHLLAGLQYEVLRRERLICLLPSGHALAGSRTIDLTALAAEPFVLGATGSWDTFIDVVDAFCMSGGFRPRVVQEAANSDGIVNLVAAGMGISIYVDAAWLKVREDVVVRPFRQEPPPVASVAAWHPDLKSKALQNFIAVARETLS, translated from the coding sequence GTGTCAGTTGAACTGCGTCATCTTCGGGCCTTTATTGCAGTCGCGACAGAAGGAAATTTCCGGCGCGCCTCAGAGCGACTTCATATCGCCCAACCGGCGCTCAGCCGAACAATCCGGGATCTCGAGCAACTGCTGGAGGTTCAGCTTTTCGAACGCACGACACGCTCTGTGACATTGACAGCTGCCGGGCGGGCTTTCCTCCCCGAGGTGAGCGACTTGCTAGAACATGTCACAGCTGCCATTCGCGTCGCGCGTCGGGTTGAAGAAGGCGATCTCGGCAATTTGTCAGTCGGCTTCAACGATTTCGCCATAAATGACTCCTTGCCAAAGATAATCCGCGACTTTCGCTCGCGCCACCCAGGCGTCGAAATCGAGCTTCGTTCGATGAGTTCGCCCGATATGGCCGATGCTCTGCGCAAGCGTCGTTTGGATATTGGCTTCCTGTCTGGCGAGCATCTGCTCGCAGGTCTGCAATATGAAGTGTTGCGCCGGGAGCGGCTGATCTGTCTTTTGCCGAGCGGCCACGCGCTTGCTGGATCGAGGACCATCGATCTTACCGCCTTGGCCGCCGAACCGTTCGTGCTCGGAGCGACCGGGTCGTGGGACACATTTATAGACGTGGTCGATGCCTTCTGCATGTCGGGCGGTTTTCGCCCGCGCGTCGTTCAGGAAGCGGCGAATTCCGACGGCATCGTCAATCTGGTGGCCGCCGGCATGGGGATTTCGATATATGTGGACGCGGCTTGGCTCAAGGTTCGGGAAGATGTGGTCGTACGGCCGTTTCGCCAAGAACCTCCACCAGTCGCCAGCGTCGCTGCATGGCATCCCGATCTTAAATCTAAAGCACTTCAGAACTTCATTGCTGTCGCACGCGAGACATTGTCGTGA
- a CDS encoding peptidoglycan-binding domain-containing protein, translating to MHRMCSVGVAALLAAVCLPAVSPASSLSEFIQIIQNGQQMARSTALTPPQPNALWLVVSSRPTEGEAIALAQSYAPTLGPTLVAHSRNGVFAVVAGTLFRDKAKANLAALKALHIIPQDSFLSRGEGLDGLVWMSYDRGASFDFATQPNYLRAVQRLQAAMTRLGLYAGPVDGLIGPTTVKSFRSYLARFDLPPGDLLTDYTLAEIERNAGDGFRNDQERNAAQALGYADAQSFNDATSGGFTSARAFAEAKQMGFTTQRDYEAAATGGFRSRDEYQRAQSGGFTTAKEYQVAVELGIQTKTEFVSYRASGFSDPSEFRAAKQKGFADKASYDKSEARNLKTARVAAAMLLSDAGTFLKLNPQTPNLVEIAGQAAALNAQVQADSTDALNSSALRLTNLLMAVPGYADFSASRTKEREQEVEKKKVEIFAELQADRLALKRWMSSHLTSAKLPEVVQEVKSLDGISDTNDLDSLTEAKEGVRAMIARQALADELAASKAADSQAGGSTSQESASAPYAVTELNKALLRGALDDVIVLYNAGPRAPSILRTISGQFSLTKNQAWFCLLGLDRTPALDSALLRAIAPLGGKAIDISSECGAGDLDRADLFFVQRKTFLEAAPTLQAAYLEAMQAKTIRVFDPISFEDIKARMDSDQALTLKIAQEISSGTREGYGGILLANTSNQICSVVGDDAEVHVTTINKIADFAAVSGRNVSYPSIDKAYEDVRHEQCRVLYASATNLKAASEALARDGVQFAFAPVWFDKGDAASAAAKLDAVKQDEIKAAEAKRVAADEEKKIAAQRDEDERNSKTARQADLRQKNGPAATALLNIFSDGLKRTVLGTADKANTSSGINVESLFPEFAKWNEGLSREDWKATNLNSEVQDYGTVTWKARKLDGIIVRTTVKMASAERGQYKDECFLFGAVVDNEFQMLRDPYESKCDNDMSAHWALGHELKSLWLAD from the coding sequence ATGCATCGCATGTGCAGTGTGGGCGTTGCTGCGTTGTTGGCAGCTGTTTGTTTGCCGGCTGTGAGCCCGGCATCGTCGCTTTCCGAGTTTATCCAAATCATCCAAAACGGCCAGCAAATGGCGCGGTCGACGGCTTTAACGCCGCCGCAGCCCAATGCACTTTGGCTCGTTGTCTCGAGCAGGCCGACAGAAGGAGAGGCAATCGCTCTTGCACAATCCTACGCCCCAACCCTGGGACCGACTCTCGTCGCTCATAGTCGAAACGGCGTGTTTGCTGTCGTCGCTGGAACCCTTTTTCGGGACAAGGCGAAAGCGAACTTAGCGGCGCTTAAAGCACTACACATCATCCCTCAGGACTCGTTTCTCTCCCGCGGGGAGGGCTTGGATGGATTGGTCTGGATGTCCTATGACAGGGGAGCCTCGTTCGACTTCGCCACCCAACCCAATTATCTGAGAGCTGTCCAGAGACTGCAGGCGGCGATGACCAGGCTTGGCCTCTATGCCGGCCCCGTCGATGGCCTGATTGGTCCAACGACGGTGAAATCCTTCAGATCCTATCTCGCGCGTTTCGACCTGCCGCCTGGCGATCTCCTCACGGACTACACCCTCGCCGAGATCGAACGTAACGCCGGCGACGGCTTCCGAAACGACCAGGAACGAAACGCTGCCCAAGCTCTCGGCTACGCAGATGCCCAGAGCTTCAACGATGCAACCTCCGGCGGGTTCACGTCAGCAAGAGCCTTCGCCGAGGCGAAACAGATGGGCTTCACGACGCAACGCGACTACGAGGCCGCCGCGACCGGCGGCTTTCGCAGCCGCGACGAATATCAACGTGCGCAATCGGGCGGTTTCACCACAGCCAAGGAATATCAGGTAGCGGTCGAGCTGGGCATTCAAACCAAAACGGAATTTGTCTCTTATCGCGCGTCAGGGTTCTCCGATCCCAGCGAATTCCGAGCAGCGAAGCAGAAGGGCTTCGCTGACAAGGCTTCTTATGACAAATCGGAGGCCCGAAACCTGAAGACTGCGAGAGTTGCTGCGGCAATGCTGCTCTCGGATGCCGGGACGTTCTTGAAGTTGAACCCTCAGACCCCGAACCTCGTCGAAATCGCAGGCCAGGCCGCTGCGCTGAACGCTCAGGTCCAGGCCGATTCCACCGATGCCCTGAACAGTTCGGCGCTCAGGCTGACCAACCTGCTCATGGCCGTGCCTGGCTACGCCGATTTTTCAGCATCGAGGACCAAGGAGCGGGAGCAGGAGGTCGAAAAAAAGAAGGTTGAGATCTTTGCCGAGTTGCAAGCCGATAGACTGGCGCTCAAACGCTGGATGAGCAGCCATCTGACGTCGGCCAAACTTCCTGAGGTTGTTCAGGAGGTGAAATCGCTCGACGGAATTTCCGATACGAATGACCTGGACTCGTTGACGGAGGCCAAAGAGGGCGTGCGAGCGATGATTGCCCGGCAGGCCTTGGCCGACGAACTGGCCGCCAGCAAGGCTGCCGACAGTCAGGCTGGAGGCAGCACCAGCCAGGAGAGCGCCAGCGCGCCTTATGCGGTCACCGAATTGAACAAGGCACTCCTTCGGGGTGCATTGGACGACGTGATCGTTCTCTACAACGCTGGCCCCCGGGCGCCGTCAATTCTCCGCACAATATCTGGCCAGTTCTCGCTGACGAAGAATCAGGCATGGTTCTGTCTACTTGGGCTGGACCGGACACCTGCCTTGGACAGTGCGCTGCTCAGGGCCATCGCCCCTCTGGGAGGCAAGGCCATAGATATCAGTTCGGAATGCGGGGCCGGCGACCTCGACCGTGCCGATCTCTTCTTCGTCCAGCGGAAGACGTTTCTTGAGGCCGCGCCAACGCTCCAGGCAGCCTATCTCGAGGCTATGCAGGCCAAAACCATCCGCGTATTCGATCCTATCAGCTTCGAAGACATCAAGGCCCGCATGGATTCCGACCAGGCTTTGACGTTGAAGATCGCTCAAGAGATCTCATCTGGAACGCGCGAGGGATATGGCGGCATCCTGTTGGCGAACACATCGAACCAGATCTGCAGCGTCGTTGGCGATGATGCTGAAGTTCATGTGACGACCATCAACAAGATAGCCGATTTCGCCGCCGTATCGGGAAGAAACGTGTCGTATCCTTCCATTGACAAGGCTTACGAGGACGTGCGGCACGAGCAATGCCGAGTGCTCTACGCGTCGGCCACCAACCTGAAGGCTGCGTCAGAAGCGCTGGCACGCGATGGCGTACAGTTCGCTTTCGCTCCGGTGTGGTTCGACAAGGGTGACGCCGCCAGCGCGGCTGCCAAATTGGATGCCGTCAAGCAGGATGAGATCAAAGCAGCGGAGGCCAAGCGTGTGGCCGCCGACGAGGAGAAGAAAATTGCGGCTCAGCGCGATGAGGACGAGAGGAACTCGAAGACAGCCCGCCAGGCAGATCTGCGTCAGAAGAACGGGCCAGCCGCGACCGCCCTTCTGAATATCTTCTCGGACGGACTAAAGCGAACCGTTTTGGGCACGGCAGATAAGGCTAACACGTCATCTGGGATCAACGTGGAAAGCCTGTTCCCCGAGTTCGCCAAGTGGAATGAAGGTCTCTCGCGCGAGGACTGGAAAGCCACGAACCTGAACTCGGAGGTCCAGGACTACGGCACCGTCACTTGGAAAGCGCGAAAGTTGGACGGAATCATCGTTAGGACAACGGTGAAAATGGCAAGTGCGGAACGTGGGCAATACAAAGATGAGTGCTTCTTGTTTGGCGCCGTCGTCGACAATGAATTCCAGATGCTACGCGATCCATATGAGTCAAAGTGCGACAACGACATGTCTGCTCACTGGGCACTCGGCCACGAACTCAAAAGTCTTTGGCTCGCCGATTAA
- the phnF gene encoding phosphonate metabolism transcriptional regulator PhnF produces MAGTGMALWRQIGETLAKEIERGDLLADQRLPSSEVLGARFGVNRHTVLKAIGHLQAEGKVRIERGRGAYAVVNPLQYNVGPHQLFEQNLIGHNLVPSRTVLSAVECYAPGEVADALQLPKGQQVLLVTILGQGSGAPLNYGNHYIASSRLPGIEGLFGALKGKASQQFSFLSLFEQCGVSEYRRKDVRIRSRMPSNDEARYLNIPVVEYVLTTLVVGVGPGEVPLTYAETSFASSRVELKIGF; encoded by the coding sequence ATGGCGGGGACGGGAATGGCGCTGTGGCGCCAGATCGGCGAGACACTGGCAAAAGAGATTGAACGCGGAGATCTGCTCGCCGATCAGCGATTGCCGTCCAGTGAAGTGCTAGGGGCACGCTTCGGCGTCAATCGACATACCGTGCTCAAGGCGATTGGGCATCTTCAGGCGGAAGGCAAGGTGCGGATCGAACGAGGCCGCGGCGCTTATGCCGTGGTCAATCCGCTTCAATACAACGTCGGACCTCACCAGCTGTTCGAGCAGAACCTTATCGGGCACAACCTCGTGCCGTCGCGCACGGTCCTGTCAGCGGTGGAATGTTACGCTCCTGGCGAAGTCGCAGATGCACTTCAGCTACCGAAAGGCCAGCAAGTGCTTTTGGTCACCATCCTTGGACAGGGCAGCGGTGCGCCTCTCAACTACGGCAATCACTATATCGCAAGCTCTCGCCTCCCGGGGATCGAAGGCCTGTTTGGCGCCCTGAAGGGCAAAGCAAGTCAGCAGTTCTCGTTCCTATCGCTCTTTGAGCAATGCGGCGTCAGTGAATACCGCCGAAAGGACGTTCGCATCCGCTCTCGCATGCCTTCCAACGACGAGGCCCGCTACCTCAATATTCCTGTGGTCGAATATGTTCTGACCACCCTCGTTGTCGGCGTTGGCCCCGGGGAGGTTCCCTTGACCTACGCGGAAACGAGCTTCGCAAGCAGTCGCGTCGAACTGAAAATCGGGTTCTGA
- a CDS encoding peptide ABC transporter substrate-binding protein: MILPRAFRVSASAFVLGLGLAVGVAHAGNTKTFRMMSGEPRFMDPNLATDFSIFVNAQLFEPLARLDDKGNLVLRQAKSIELGRDGRTWTITLNPAYKWSNGDVVTAQDWVYSWKRILDPKMASEVAPFLSDVENAEAYNKGKIADPDAVGIKATGEFTFQVTTAVVAPYFRAKLALPYLTPVPKAVVEKAGDKWIAPENMLSNGPYKLVSRINDQSITMEANPYYAGQKPQIEKIEITVASDDLCTAQLRAFETSEIDFASCIPSQDIPRVKADAELSKQLVPYAIPGTIWAQYDLTRAPWNDKRVRQALSLAVDRKAIVAAVSDDTANPTATLLPASIAGSNAADALKGSVDDAKKLLAEAGFPDGKGFPQFTITASANRGQPLIAQLLQQMWQDNLGVTATINVLEENAYRSWVKSRKTEPYDVMINQWYSDYSDPANWFGELIVGDYRNNHFTSPEFADLVAKGNVETDPTKRVEIFHAANKILEDAAPMIPLYNPTDLWLIMPNVKNLQHEGVLDLYHIGEANID; the protein is encoded by the coding sequence ATGATATTGCCACGTGCATTCAGAGTTTCGGCCAGTGCCTTTGTGCTTGGGCTCGGCTTGGCGGTGGGTGTCGCCCACGCGGGAAATACAAAAACATTCCGCATGATGTCCGGCGAGCCGCGCTTCATGGATCCCAATCTGGCGACTGACTTCTCCATTTTCGTCAATGCGCAACTCTTCGAGCCATTGGCACGCTTAGACGACAAGGGAAATCTGGTGCTTCGTCAAGCCAAGAGCATCGAACTTGGCCGTGATGGCAGGACTTGGACCATTACTCTCAATCCCGCCTACAAATGGTCGAATGGCGACGTAGTCACCGCTCAGGATTGGGTTTACTCCTGGAAGCGTATTCTCGATCCCAAGATGGCTAGCGAAGTCGCTCCCTTCCTCAGCGATGTCGAAAATGCTGAAGCCTACAATAAAGGTAAAATCGCTGATCCCGACGCCGTCGGCATCAAGGCGACTGGCGAATTTACTTTCCAAGTCACGACAGCAGTTGTGGCCCCCTATTTTCGCGCCAAGCTTGCGTTACCGTATCTGACCCCGGTCCCGAAAGCTGTTGTTGAGAAGGCGGGCGACAAGTGGATTGCGCCTGAGAACATGCTCTCCAACGGCCCATATAAGCTGGTGAGCCGCATCAACGATCAGTCGATCACGATGGAAGCCAATCCATACTACGCAGGTCAGAAGCCGCAGATCGAAAAGATCGAGATAACGGTCGCTTCGGACGATCTGTGCACGGCGCAGTTGCGAGCATTCGAAACCAGCGAAATCGACTTTGCTTCTTGCATTCCTTCCCAAGACATACCGCGCGTTAAGGCCGACGCTGAGCTTTCCAAGCAATTGGTGCCGTACGCCATCCCAGGCACCATCTGGGCACAGTACGACCTCACCCGCGCCCCCTGGAATGACAAGAGAGTTCGGCAAGCACTAAGTTTGGCCGTCGACCGCAAGGCGATCGTTGCTGCGGTCAGCGACGATACCGCCAATCCAACCGCCACACTCCTGCCTGCCTCGATCGCCGGCAGTAACGCCGCGGATGCGTTGAAAGGATCAGTGGATGACGCGAAGAAGCTGCTTGCCGAGGCCGGGTTCCCGGACGGCAAGGGCTTCCCTCAATTCACCATCACTGCTTCGGCCAATCGTGGCCAGCCGCTGATCGCCCAACTCCTTCAGCAGATGTGGCAGGACAATCTCGGGGTGACCGCCACGATCAATGTCCTTGAGGAGAACGCTTACCGCTCCTGGGTCAAGTCACGAAAAACCGAACCCTATGACGTCATGATCAACCAGTGGTACTCGGACTATTCCGATCCGGCGAATTGGTTCGGGGAGCTCATCGTCGGCGACTATCGCAACAACCATTTCACATCGCCCGAATTCGCCGATCTGGTCGCGAAAGGAAATGTCGAGACCGATCCAACCAAGCGGGTCGAGATATTCCACGCCGCCAACAAAATCCTGGAAGACGCGGCACCTATGATCCCTCTCTACAATCCGACCGACCTGTGGCTGATCATGCCAAACGTCAAGAACCTCCAGCACGAGGGCGTTCTGGATTTATACCATATTGGTGAAGCCAACATCGATTAG